ttaccacaggctgtcagaagccggctccctgcacattcagatcgttgctctctcgctatcaaacacagcggtgtgcttcacagcgggagagcaaagtccaaaaaataaaccagcactgtgtgtaacgagcagcgatttcatagcaggggccaggtcgctgctcagtgtcacacacagcgagattgctaatgaggtcactggtgcatcacaaaaaacgtgactcagcagtgatctcgctatgtgagaagtaccccttacacaagGGGAGACACAGTACAGGCTCTTACACAAAGACAAAATGGAGTGTAGATTTAACAAAATGAATTCTGCTCTCATTCAAGCAATACACAAATGGATGAATAAAAGCGTACAACTTTgctataacaaaacaaaaaaaaaagttttttctctccatcaaaaatttaaaaaaatgtgtaaaaagatgAATAGTTTGTAAATGATCCATCATAAAAAGTACACAACTGTAATGACATGAAAATGAACTCTTTATTAACAGATAGTAAATATTAATAGACTTACTAAAACAGACATTCTAATCATGACTAtgacttcactcctgtgtgaattcgctcatgtgtaataagatgtgatttccAAGCAAacaatttcccacattctgaacatgaatatgaattctttcctgtgtgacttctctcatgtctAATGAGATGTGATTGCTGaaaaaaacatttgccacattctgaacatgaatatggcttcactcctgtgtgacttctcacatgtgtaataagatttgatttccgagcaaaacatttctcacattctgaacatgaatatggcttcactcctgtgtgaattctcaaatgtttaacatgatttgatttccgagcaaaacatttctcacattctgcacatgaatacggcttcactcctgtgtgaattctctcatgtgtaatgagatctaatttgtcagcaaaacatttctcacattctgcacatgaatatggcttcactcctgtgtgaattaccTCATGTCTAATAAGAACTGCTTTCagagcaaaacattttccacattctgcacatgaatatggcttcactcctgtgtgaattctcccatgtctaatgagatttgatttccgagcaaaacatttcccacattcggaacatgaatatggcttcactcctgtgtgaattaccTCATGTCTAATAAGACGTGCTTTCagagcaaaacattttccacattctgcacatgaatatggcttctttcctgtgtgaattctctcatgtgtaatgagatttgatttcttagcaaaacacttctcacattctgaacaagaatatggcttctctcctttgtGACTTTCACTGCCCTTCGCTTTCTGTGTTGAACTCCTGGTACCGTCATCTgccataaataaaattgaagttatAAGCTTTAAATAATATAACCTCAAACATACATAGGAACACATAAATCCATATAAATTCCAAAGTGTGTAGTGTTCTACTTTAAaatgcctatgtgacagaaaatacccaaaatgacattttaaaaaactgcacccttcaaagtgctcaaaacgagattcaataaaacatatctacaaaagcatgtccaatggcactcaataatataaggatactttgGCATTGTATTACTGCTGTAGAAATATTAGAAAAAGGGATTAATACACAGGTAATGAGAAAAATGAGTAAAACGACAGAGATATTTGTAAAgtgagattcttagcttatgtattgaccaatccatgtgagcccgataaccttgaAGAGCAGCTGACcaagcactctgccctatagccagggtgtgtccaccatcttatttagccaggaacctatctgcccagacatgcagatttttaatcacacatagaagcatttaaggttaggttcccaatataatgagatcaccttgtcgaggttattgggctcacatggattggccaatacataagctaagaagctctctttgcaaatatctctaaagcagtaatgcaatgcctatgtctttttactcatttttcacattagctatgcaTTTATCTATTTTCtgtaatattcctacagcagtaatgcgACATAGAAAttacagctatgtggaaggaaaaaaataaaacacaacacaaaagtgttcctttaaccacaaattttcattttcccaagggtaagatgagaaagtggaccatataattctgttgtgcaatttcttgtgTATACGCAGATAccccaggactcggaagggaaggagcaccatttgacttttggagaacaaaattggctgaaatagaggatgccatgtcacatttgtaaagccctgatgtgcctaaacagtggaatcaCACCCCACAAATTATCTAATTTTCAAATCTACACCACTGAAGGAAAGTATCTAGGTGTGATTATAGGCGTACTCCTATATAGGGCAAAgggtctttagcagacccccagCTTTTATGGCGACCCATATGCACCCAATGATAAATGTTGCTGGGGGCGTTGGATATGTGGAACATTGTACCTCATTGGCTGCGTGCTGCGAATGCTGCTGTCAAAGATTGAAAGTTAACAGCAGTGGTTGAAGCTTACCTCCACTGAATAACTCAGGCATCATCTGCTGTCAATAATGCACTCAGCTTCTGAGCCTGCAAGAAGTAATAGGATCTAATAATATGTTACATATCGAGAAGGGGTTAAGGAAAACCTGGCAGCTacaaaaacactatttacctgcagatataatgGTAATCTGAGTACCTAGCATTTAAGTGATATCTATCTGGTTTATTGGAACAGTGTGACACTAGTCACTGCATGGACAAGCCGTGAGGCAGGGTTATAAAATGTTCTGGGGTCAAATACAAAGAGAGCATGCCGTGAACTAAGGGGAAAGACAAACGCATGGTCAGGTCTGGGGTCAGACTATAAGGAGGATAGTGGATCAGGGCAAATGAATGgtcagaggaggtccaaggtctGGCAGCTATAGATCAGAGCACAGATAATAAAGGCCCCGTGTCATGTGGTGTTCAGGCCCATATTCGCGGGGTGCAGCtgcggcgtcggactctgttcacaggcAACCTGATCTTAGTTGTTCAGCCTTAGCTGAGTCTTTTCCATTGCTTTCCAGTCCTGAGTTAATTCCTGTGGAGCGGTGTGTGGTTCCTTGAGACTCAGAAGGCTAATTTCTATTCCCCTGTCTTCTCCCTACTTAAGGTTTGAGAGTCTGTTTGTTGCTGCAGATGATACCTCCAGCTTATGCTCCTGTGATGCCGGTCTTTCTGGCGATCCTATTCTTGGTGACCAGTATACCGATGTTGGAGTGGTGTGGTATGGAAGTTTCCCCGTTGTACATTTACTTCCTTCCTTATACTTTATTCCCTCCAATACACGTACTGTGTCTCCtttttgtgtgcagtgtgtatgagttttgttttTCTTCCTGTGTCTGTGGCATTTGCATCTCCACTCCAGGTGGTGGGAcagggggtgttagatcagggtttggacaggagttagggttaagctggcggtccagacctggataccatcaagcctacctgtgGGATAAGGAACAGCACACGGACCCTAGTCTGCGGGCCATTTTTGAGGTCCCTTCTCCAGGTACCTTTGCACCTCCGTGATACCCTCTATTTGGGACTGACTAGTCAGCTAAGTAACTGATCACTCAGAACAGGGAACCGCTGAAGAAACCAAGCACCTCTCAGTTTCAGATTGAATTGAGCTGTTGCTCAACAAACAAACAGCTTGGCATGGCCTGCTTCCATAGGGAGGCAAAATTGTCACTCACTGCGTCTAAGACAGCGGAGAGATTGTGACATAGTAACTACAAGGAGAAAATGCAGTTacattctcccagcagctgctcacttccagtcaccagcacagtgggagaggctgaaacagtcaccactcactagaTAGTGAGTGCCCAGTAATCAACCCTcttgttccttggctgacagcctgtgagcggtaagggttactgtttcccgcactgcatcggtgactgtatacgagcagcagcagggagaatgtaacttcattttctccttgcagctgggaatttcatttttttctgttatttaatggtgactcttcacgaaggagggttacctgtggaaaggtctctactccgttcatcaccccgcacatccatttctcctttttccattgtgtctgcagcgttctgcatatcttttccctgaatttcaaagctgtaaaataaatattgtaaaagtcacggacagaaggaaaagtcatgtggcAGGTTCTAGatcagggatggggaaccttttttctgccgggggccatttggaaaattctaacaaccttcgggggccacaaaaaattatcaacttgaaaatgacccggctttatttggtcaaacaattaactcactcctatacccctactgtggcagccggagctgcttctctttggtgcggctgtaatgtaatgtacttgtccctattatgtatatacCTTTCACAtggaaagcgccatggaattgatggcgctataataataaataataataataataatgtttgcttctcacaactgcttttccaggtttgtctttgtctGGAGCGCAGACAACTCTtcatgataataagattggtaaatcatatagatCACACAgtagacactgtacatacacacacagccccgacacactggccgtgtgccgcacgcagccccgacacactggccgtgtgccgcacgcagccccgacacactggccgtgtgccgcacgcagccccgacacactggccgtgtgccgcacgcagccccgacacactggccgtgtgccgcacgcagccccgacacactggccgtgtgccgcacgcagccccgacacactggccgtgtgccgcacgcagccccgacacactggccgtgtgccgcacgcagccccgacacactggccgtgtgccgcacgcagccccgacacactggccgtgtgccgcacgcagccccgacacactggccgtgtgccgcacgcagccccgacacactggccgtgtgccgcacgcagccccgacacactggccgtgtgccgcatgcagccccgacacactggccgtgtgccgcacgcagccccgacacactggccgtgtgccgcacacagccccgacacactggccgtgtgccgcacacagccccgacacactggccgtgtgccgcacacagccccgacacactggccgtgtgcCGCACACAGCCCCGGACACACTGGCCGTGTgccgcacacagccccgacacactggccgtgtgccgcacacagccccgacacactggccgtgtgccgcacacagccccgacacactggccgtgtgccgcacacagccccgacacactggccgtgtgccgcacacagccccgacacactggccgcacaccgccccgacacactggccgcacaccgccccgacacactggccgcacaccgccccgacacactggccgcacaccgccccgacacactggccgcacaccgccccgacacactggccgcacaccgccccgacacactggccgcacaccgccccgacacactggccgcacaccgccccgacacactggccgcacaccgtcccgacacactggccgcacacagccccgacacactggctgcACACCGCACACTGGCTGTAAACCACACATTGTAatcacacactggccgtatactgcacacagccttgacagaCTGGTCATATTGTACACCGCCCACGATACACagtggccatatacagtacacatgcacaggaggtactgtatactgtacacagcactcacacgtcgtatacacagcacacatgccgtatacagcacacacagaaGCCATGCACAGCATTCAAcaagccatatacacagcacataaGGAGAATGaaaagctctgcatgtaaacatgtgcacaccaggaattagatataccaataagacttaaaatatgaaactttattaattgccaaacacagcgcacacacgccgtatacacagcgcacacacgccgtatacacagcgcacacacgccgtatacacagcgcacacacgccgtatacacagcgcacacacgccgtatacacagcgcacacacgccgtatacacagcgcacacacgccgtatacacagcgcacacacgccgtatacacagcgcacacacgccgtatacacagcgcacacacgccgtatacacagcgcacacacgccgtatacacagcgcacacacgccgtatacacagcgcacacctaCTGGACAttgaagtcacaaatacatttgatatatggtggtatatattagatataaacacacttcactcagatataaatacctgctgcttagttgccctgtaagatcaggtgcagcacaagttcctGCCTGACAcaagatggatgcagcagctcagctcaagggctggcttcattctcgtcttctCTCTCCTCTGCGGTGCTAGACCTGAATAGCTGAGCACAGAGGCAGAGTGCACAGaacgggagggtgagaggcagaacgcacggcactatacaggcccctcccccatcactctgcttctagctTCAATCTCACAGaggagcatgtaggagccagagggagggaggaagtcccaccccagtgctgtctgccggccaTAGACAAGATGAGCAATAACGAATATAACgagacaagatgagcggctgcccgagcactgcagcctccgggaatctgccccgggggccgcagaaaaggtcatcgcgggccgcatatggcccgcgggccggagaTTCCCCACCCCTGTTTGAGCCGTATGGCCCCTGAGACTAATCCATGCAAGGCCTCTACGCCTCCTATATCGCCCGTGCTGCCCCAGAgtcagttcagcagggatagaagcagacgtggcagggtccacttagtgtggtacattatgacattgggatttccttcattgTTTTGTCTTCACAATTTGGACACCCTAATGCTTATTTTTCCGTCATTTGAGAATTGCGTTAGTCAACAATGTTGTATTTTTGAACGTCTTTTTGAGGaaaattagttttattcaattgtttttctataacactagaagtcccagaaatgtcgagctctctgggttccaaaggtagaaatgttaaatgacccatcTCTGGGACTAGTGTTAAGGGGACGAACAGAGGTGTACATAGAATCATGGGCCCCcatcaggggcgtacatagaaatcatggggccccatagcagaatttctaattcggccctacccccacaaaaaaaaataaaaaattaataataaaaatattcagctgggacacagaagagcatatttcacaactttacagcccataccaaataattttcctcctattgaagcccctagattcccctttcactgCAGCCATAAAATTTGAtgacaacaaaagtgccccccaaacacggtgagtatcttacatcagtatttatagccaaatccaggagtgggtgataaatacagaagtggtgcctgtgtttctattctacttttcctctgattgttccactgctggttttggctacagatagtgaggtaaaatactgaccaaatactcaacgtgtgcaaggGCTTTAGAAGAGAATAATGGGCctcagatagtcctccatatagtaaaatgaagaggcgattacttgttttcaccagacaacctctgtaagtgcatatgtgctacagtgtaataatcacaggacagggaggggttaaacattcaagtatttaatctctattggaaagtatatttcccatattgatatcagagagaaaaagtgacctccatacacaacacaatccagtataccaagaccaataatatcacatacaaggaggaaatactgtcacaccgtgaccagacaacatattaccaccacatagtgacagaaTACAACCGCATACAAAggaagaaatactgcaacactatgaccagactacatagtgaccgaataatagcaCATGCAAGggtgaaataccgccacactgtgactaaaccacatggtgaccaaataataccacatacaaaagagaaataccaccatatcgtgaccagacaacatattaccaccacatagtgactgaatacaaccacatacaaaagGAAGAAATACCgctacactatgaccagaccacatagtgatcgaataataccacatacaaagagaaataccaccatatcgtgaccagacaacatattaacacgacatagtgaccgaatacaaccacatacaagggtcaaataccaacatgccatgaccagaccacatactgactgaataatactacaataatgatcatgaattaaaaaccacaatactaataacactaatgttACCataagtgccattatacacaggagctctgtatatatagACACAAGGAGGGGCGTGGCCTGACTGGAGCAAGGAGCAGACGTGAGGCTGGAGAGCTCTGCTAAAAAGTGAAAAAATCCGAAGGCATCGAGTCTTTTAAAGCTTACCCAGCGGTGAGACCTGTCCTCTGGTGACCCCAGCATTGAGGGACCCTCTGTGCAGCAAGCCCTGGGGGTATCTGTGGGGAGGAGAAGTTGCGGCCTAGTCCACATGAGGAAGCCTCGGCCTGGAGGAAAGCTCTGCCCAGACACAGAATAGCTCCCAGCAAACCTCCTCCCTCCCTCAGAGGTAAACAGAGCACTCTCCTGACCCCTCTCATCTCCCTGAACTGCCCAGGAGTCATTGTCTCAGGGATTTCTGCTAGTGAGAGCGGCTGCTGAGGCCATACAGGGCCTTATCACCTGCAGCACCGCAAACAATCCTCCCCCCTGTGGTGACTTATCTGCTGTATGTGACTGGTCCAGGAGCTGGTGACTAGAGGCAGGGAAACGCTGTCCTGAACAGCTTGtttgggacactgaggagcagataTACAGGAATACacctcccccccttctcctcctggcagcagcttaaacaaatattaaccagactagaaggtggcccgattctacgcatcgggtattctagaatttacgtattgtgtagttcatgtatgatttttgttatatatatatatttatatatatagatgttgttgtgtgtagttaccaagtgtttgtgtagggcgctgtacatgttctgggtgttgtctgggtgtgatggggggtgagagcggtgttgtttgtgtgttgcgttgtttgtggagcgctgtgtgtctgtagcgttgtgtgtgtgttgcgcggtttgtgtgtgtgtggtgtgttttggggggaggtttgttttgtgcaatgtgtgtgttgtgcggtatgtgcgtatatttgtgtgtgcagcgttgtctgtgtgtgggtgtctgtgtagggcagttgtttgtggttcccagtgtgtgtgtgtggtgtgttgtgcagtgcgcgcgcgtgtgtgtgttggggggaggtgtgcacttcccatcgtgctccatcccccatgcagcgcactccccatcgtgctccatccgccatgcagcgcactccccatcgtgctccatcccccatgctgcgcactcccaaacgtgctccatccgccatgctgcgcactccctttcgtgctccatcccccatgctgcgcactcccaaacgtgctccatcccccatgctgcgcactcccaaacgtgctccatccgccatgctgcgcactccccatcgtgctccatctcccatgctgcgcac
This portion of the Anomaloglossus baeobatrachus isolate aAnoBae1 unplaced genomic scaffold, aAnoBae1.hap1 Scaffold_41, whole genome shotgun sequence genome encodes:
- the LOC142277325 gene encoding uncharacterized protein LOC142277325 isoform X2; amino-acid sequence: MMPELFSGDDGTRSSTQKAKGSESHKGEKPYSCSECEKCFAKKSNLITHERIHTGKKPYSCAECGKCFALKARLIRHEVIHTGVKPYSCSECGKCFARKSNLIRHGRIHTGVKPYSCAECGKCFALKAVLIRHEVIHTGVKPYSCAECEKCFADKLDLITHERIHTGVKPYSCAECEKCFARKSNHVKHLRIHTGVKPYSCSECEKCFARKSNLITHVRSHTGVKPYSCSECGKCFFQQSHLIRHERSHTGKNSYSCSECGKLFAWKSHLITHERIHTGVKS
- the LOC142277325 gene encoding uncharacterized protein LOC142277325 isoform X1 encodes the protein MQNAADTMEKGEMDVRGDERSRDLSTDDGTRSSTQKAKGSESHKGEKPYSCSECEKCFAKKSNLITHERIHTGKKPYSCAECGKCFALKARLIRHEVIHTGVKPYSCSECGKCFARKSNLIRHGRIHTGVKPYSCAECGKCFALKAVLIRHEVIHTGVKPYSCAECEKCFADKLDLITHERIHTGVKPYSCAECEKCFARKSNHVKHLRIHTGVKPYSCSECEKCFARKSNLITHVRSHTGVKPYSCSECGKCFFQQSHLIRHERSHTGKNSYSCSECGKLFAWKSHLITHERIHTGVKS